A genome region from Bufo gargarizans isolate SCDJY-AF-19 chromosome 2, ASM1485885v1, whole genome shotgun sequence includes the following:
- the LOC122929173 gene encoding olfactory receptor 1444-like produces MENITQVTTFVFSGLTDNEKLLPFLLIFFLFIYLLTIMSNIGIIALVCNTSRLHSPMYYFLSCLSLVDIFYSSVITPKMFSDLISVRKVISFNGCALQFFFYAALGGTETFLLSAMSYDRYIAVCHPLHYMSVMTKMKCLWMVIFSFSTGFFQSAVQTSCAFSLKFCGSNLIDHFYCDIPPLLKLSCSDTFYCTIVTIYTVGILTISSLMTILLSYLFILASVLRMKSTESRKKAFSTCSSHLMCASIFFVTIFITYLHAPSSVFTSQDKVASIFYSSVTPMLNPLIYTLRNQQVKKIMAQMVHSSHTKGLKNVEDIWR; encoded by the coding sequence ATGGAGAACATaacacaagtgaccacatttgtGTTCTCTGGACTGACGGATAATGAGAAGCTCCTTCCTTTCCTCTTAATTTTCTTCTTATTCATTTACCTCCTAACGATCATGAGTAACATTGGCATTATAGCTCTGGTCTGTAACACCTCCAGACTCCACTCACCCATGTACTACTTCTTGAGTTGCCTCTCTCTTGTAGACATCTTCTATTCATCTGTTATCACTCCTAAGATGTTTTCTGACCTGATCTCGGTGAGGAAGGTCATCTCTTTTAATGGATGTGCTCTCCAATTCTTCTTCTATGCTGCTCTAGGAGGAACTGAGACCTTTCTTCTTTCTGCCATGTCCTATGACCGATACATTGCTGTCTGTCATCCGCTCCATTATATGTCTGTAATGACCAAGATGAAATGCTTATGGATGGTCATTTTTTCCTTCTCCACTGGCTTCTTCCAGTCCGCAGTACAGACTAGCTGTGCATTCAGTCTCAAGTTCTGTGGCTCAAACCTCATCGATCACTTCTACTGTGACATCCCACCACTGCTGAAGCTTTCCTGCTCTGATACTTTCTATTGCACCATTGTGACAATCTACACCGTAGGCATACTTACTATTAGTTCACTAATGACAATCCTGCTGTCATATCTATTCATACTTGCATCAGTTTTGAGAATGAAATCTACTGAGAGCAGAAAGAAAGCCTTCAGCACATGCTCCTCACATCTCATGTGTGCctcaatattttttgtgactatctTCATCACCTACTTACATGCACCTTCTAGTGTTTTTACGAGCCAAGACAAGGTGGCTTCAATCTTCTACTCATCTGTGACACCAATGCTCAATCCCCTGATCTACACTTTGAGGAACcagcaggtaaaaaaaataatggcacaAATGGTGCATAGTTCTCACACAAAGGGTCTGAAAAATGTTGAAGACATATGGAGGTAG